From the genome of Drosophila melanogaster chromosome 2L, one region includes:
- the CycY gene encoding cyclin Y, isoform A produces the protein MGNKNSCCAYSSPQSDRKSKDMPPVFEERIIQLGHPPHTSQHQLDGHHGSASAVHLHHHHHGHNQQQNQQGGGGDNYENQQNLQHISEREALEGEEDPSVDPTAATMFLERSKVENGGMTRKRSQQQIAQQAGSGGGGGGGGGGGSTPGGNSCGGGGGMKKSSSCSTIYLDDSTVSQPNLKNTVKCVSLAIYYHIKNRQSDRRLDIFDEKLHPLTHDQVPDNYDTHNPEHRQIYKFVRTLFNAAQLTAECAIITLVYLERLLTYAELDVGPCNWKRMVLGAILLASKVWDDQAVWNVDYCQILKDITVEDMNELERQFLELLQFNINVPSSVYAKYYFDLRTLAEANELNFPTEPLSKERAQKLEAMSRVMQDKVTAEALKNGIKKWSSMDNISQGGPRRSVAILS, from the exons ATGGGCAACAAGAACTCGTGCTGCGCGTACTCCAGTCCGCAGTCGGACCGCAAGTCTAAGGACATGCCGCCCGTCTTCGAGGAGCGGATTATCCAGCTGGGTCATCCGCCGCACACGTCACAGCACCAGTTGGACGGCCACCATGGATCCGCGTCGGCGGTGCACCTGCATCACCATCATCACGGCCACAATCAGCAACAGAATCAGCAGGGTGGCGGCGGTGACAACTATGAGAACCAGCAGAATCTGCAGCACATCTCCGAGCGAGAGGCGCTGGAGGGCGAGGAGGATCCGTCGGTCGATCCCACTGCAGCCACCATGTTCCTGGAACGATCAAAGGTGGAGAACGGCGGCATGACGCGCAAGCGTTCGCAACAGCAGATTGCCCAGCAGGCGggcagcggcggcggaggaggcggcggcggtggcggcggcagtACTCCCGGTGGCAATAGttgcggcggtggtggcggcaTGAAGAAGAGCTCCTCCTGCTCGACGATCTATCTGGACGACAGCACTGTGTCGCAGCCGAATCTTAAGAATACGGTCAAATGCGTCTCACTGGCCATTTACTATCACATCAAGAATCGGCAATCGGATCGCCGGCTGGACATCTTCGACGAGAAGCTTCATCCGCTGACCCACGACCAGGTGCCGGATAACTATGACACGCACAATCCGGAACACCGGCAGATCTACAAGTTCGTGCGCACGCTCTTTAACGCCGCCCAGCTGACGGCCGAGTGTGCGATCATCACGCTAGTCTACCTGGAGCGGCTACTCACCTACGCCGAGCTGGATGTGGGACCCTGCAACTGGAAGCGCATGGTGTTGG GTGCCATTCTCCTCGCCTCAAAGGTGTGGGATGACCAGGCCGTTTGGAATGTAGATTACTGCCAAATACTCAAAGACATCACCGTGGAGGACATGAACGAGCTGGAGCGCCAGTTCCTCGAGCTGCTGCAGTTCAACATCAATGTACCGTCCTCGGTGTACGCCAAATACTACTTCGACCTGCGCACGCTCGCCGAGGCCAACGAGCTCAACTTCCCCACGGAGCCGCTGTCCAAGGAGCGGGCCCAGAAGCTGGAGGCCATGTCGCGTGTGATGCAGGACAAGGTCACTGCCGAGGCACTGAAGAATGGGATCAAGAAGTGGTCCTCCATGGACAACATCAGTCAGGGCGGGCCGCGACGCAGCGTGGCCATACTATCGTGA